The sequence TATGGGTCATCAACTTGGCTCCCACGATCAATGCCGTGAAGCAAAACCATGCACAGGTGACTCCGCAGCAACTGTTGATATTGAAAAACCTCATGGCCAAGAATATCGATGATCTGGTTTTGGTGAACACGCCAGACGGCCAGATGTTCCTGCGTGGTACGAAGGTGGATTTCAGCCAGATGCGTGGGTTGGTGCAGGCTCGCTGGACTCCGAAGCCGCCCCCGCCTCAAACGGACGGATGGCAGCCGCCGGCTCCAAACGCACCGGACACCGGTCCCTCGGCCGCCCCCTCAGTGTCTGATATCACGCAGATGCCACTTATGGCCAGCGGTCGCTGGACCAGAAATGAGAATGATGTAGCGGTCAGCCTCAAGAAAGATGATGCGGAGGCGACGGGCACTTTGACGGTATTGAACGAAGATAATATTTCAGTGAAGATCAACGAAGGAACGTTGGTCTTCTCCCGCTATCGTTGATGGTGATTTCAGATATGAATAAAGAAAAAGGGCCGAGTGATGAACTCGGCCCTTTTCATTTTGGAAGATCGATTACTTCTTCTCGAAATTCACCGGTTGTGTGGTGACAGAAGGAGTGAACAGATTCTCGGGAGCCGGACCTTGATTGGTTTGCGCCACTCTGGTTTCGGCCAATGGATTGTCATTCACCGTGGTGGCAACATCAGCCGAGGGAGAGGATAAATTGGCCGGATTGGCCATATCGTTACCGCTCTGCATCTTGCCGGACATCATCACACCCGTGACGAGAAGACCACAGACCAAAGCGCTGTAAGCCATGACCATTGCGGGCTTCAACTGGAAGCGCTCCCACAGGCTATCCCACCAAGAAGCGGAAGCATCGGCCTGTTCAGTCTCGATGCGGTTTCGCACCTGCTGGCTGAAGCGGTCAAAGTAACCGGGAGGCGGCTGCTCGTGCTTCTTAAGGGCAAGCAATTTGCGAAGCTGCGCGAAATCGTTGTCGTTATTGGCCGGTTCCATATTATTTCAGATAATCTGAGAGGTAGGCCTGCAATTGTTGCCGGGCGTAGAACAACCGGGACCGGACCGTGCCTGTGTTGCAATCCATGATCTTTCCGATCTCTTCATGCGACAGGCCCTGAACATCGTGCAAGGTAACTACCGTTCTATGGTCTTCTGACAGCTTCTGCATCGCCTCGTTCAATTTTTCCTGCAGCTCCGCCAAGCCTGCATCACGACGCGGTGTGTGTTGGGATACGAGTTCCACTAGCTCTTCGTCATGCTCTACCTGCTGGTCCAAGTCGTTGAGGCTGAGAAAGCTGCGATTCTTCCGGGTTTTCAGGAAGTTGATGGTCTTGTTCACCGCGATGCGATAGACCCACGTGAAGAAGCTGGAATCGCCCTTAAAATTTTTCAGGGCGCTGTACGCTTTAACGAACGTTTCTTGGGCGAGATCGTTGGCGTCCTCGTGATTAGACGTCATGTGGTAAATCGTGCCGTAGATGCGCTCCTGATATTTGCGGACCAGCCGGTCATAGGCGTCCATGTCACCGGCTTGGGATTTCTTTACCAGTTCACGATCCTCCGCCGCGGCCTCGGCTTTCGCCACATCGGCTTCTTTGGGGGTGGAGGATAAATCCATGATGTCGAAAGTGGCTGTTCCCGTCATAGGCTGTTA is a genomic window of Verrucomicrobiia bacterium containing:
- a CDS encoding sigma-70 family RNA polymerase sigma factor, with protein sequence MTGTATFDIMDLSSTPKEADVAKAEAAAEDRELVKKSQAGDMDAYDRLVRKYQERIYGTIYHMTSNHEDANDLAQETFVKAYSALKNFKGDSSFFTWVYRIAVNKTINFLKTRKNRSFLSLNDLDQQVEHDEELVELVSQHTPRRDAGLAELQEKLNEAMQKLSEDHRTVVTLHDVQGLSHEEIGKIMDCNTGTVRSRLFYARQQLQAYLSDYLK